A window from Mixophyes fleayi isolate aMixFle1 chromosome 12, aMixFle1.hap1, whole genome shotgun sequence encodes these proteins:
- the LOC142108440 gene encoding uncharacterized protein LOC142108440, translating into MVFGHSPLTNPIALSSSSNVDAAIPTPPESTQTSEAATVIIEDSIEDTPELECSATTDDTNISWDELNDSQPFPAAQVVTDTLQETQPEPVPVSKCTPGPSLRSNIYNVPKKRKRPNKMEQATKTMTTVMMDQLREMDSTMREHENTQLQRFMDNERDLQDFFLMQIMNIQERVLRENRDCMMGFMDRLLSRVQAPPPSPYYYDGHYPMYQRGQPMLGNNNPPNPVQNTQHAQPMGNPNIEYPPGNQTTPQPEMPQYRQL; encoded by the exons atggtctttggacattctcctctgacaaatccaattgcactgtcatcttctagcaatgtggatgcggctataccaacaccaccagagagcacacagacaagcgaggctgcaacggtaataatagaagattctatagaagacaccccagaactggagtgctctgccacaacagatgacaccaacatttcttgggacgaactgaacgattcacagccattccctgctgcgcaagtcgttacagatactttgcaagaaacgcagccagaaccagtgccggtgtcaaagtgtacgccaggtcccagtttacgctccaaca tttacaacgttcctaaaaaacgcaaaaggcccaacaaaatggagcaagcaactaaaacaatgacaactgtcatgatggatcaactgcgggagatggacagcaccatgagggaacacgagaatacacaactgcagcgtttcatggacaatgagcgggatctccaggactttttcctcatgcaaatcatgaacatacaggaacgcgtgttacgcgaaaatcgtgactgtatgatgggattcatggacagactcctctcacgggtgcaggcacctcctccaagtccttactattatgacggacattatcctatgtaccagcgggggcaacccatgttgggcaacaataaccctccaaacccggtacagaatacacaacatgctcaacctatgggtaaccccaacatagaatacccacctggtaaccaaaccactccacaaccagaaatgccacaatatcggcaattgtaa